The Plasmodium relictum strain SGS1 genome assembly, chromosome: 4 region aagagaaaaaaaaaatatattcattagATTCACAAAATAAGTATTCAAGCCACTTAAATATTACAGgtttaagaaaaaatgaaaatgatggTGATGAagttgaaaaagaaaatgatgatgatgaaaaagaaaatgatgatGATTGCAAAATTTCtaatattaatgatataGATGAGTATGAGAATGAAAATTGCTCAGAGGATatgaatgaaaataaaaatttttatgatgAAGAATTGAATGAAATAATAGATAAAGAGTATTTTAAAGAATTGATCCCTGCAATACCTcatgatattttaaattccTATATTAGTTGTTTAAAGACATGTGGTTTTGAAAGACACGTACAGTTACATagattaattaatttattggGTGATTTAAGAGATCCTATTTCGGTTATTCAAATATTAGGATTACCAGGAATGGGAAAAACAAAAGtagtaaaaaattttattcaatTAATGAATGTGCCCTTTGCATATGTTAACTGTTTAATGGCTGTTTATCAGTCAGGAAGATCAGCCAGAAATGTTATATATCATACCATATTAAAAGATTTAAGTATTAATCTTCTTAAAgaatttaatgaatataaaaaaataaataatataattaactATTCTTATGATCCAACTAAATTAGTACCTAATCATGTTTCTAGTgcagataatttttttagtatattaCATAAGCTTTTATCATTTAGACCGGAAGATGAAAATAacagaaatataaaaagaaatgaagataataataagaaaaatagtCCATTAAATAAGAATGATAATGAGAAagtcaaaaaaataaagatgacAACTAATCAGAATTAttataaagataaattttatgatagATCAGTAGTATTTATTTTAGATAATATTAGATATTTAGTTAGAACTCATCCTGATTTGTTCTATGCTTTGACTAGAATACATGAATACATTAAAGGCCCATATAATGATTTAACAAAAGTTAATAAAACGACTAGAGGATTgtgtattattttaattaatagaTCTCCATTGCCTGATGAAATTTTTGATGGGCTTCCACAGCCACCCACTGTTTGGTTTGATTCCTATACAGCAGACAtgtgtaaaaatattttatataggTTATATGATACTATGTGTTTTGAATCTTTATTAACAATTAATGATAAAgatttgaaaatattttatttaaaagaaaacaaaaaagaatttcTCATTAAGAGAAAAGAAATTGTGTTAGAAAATGATGTTATTTATGATATTTGGTGTAGATATGTagattatattattaatgttTCATATAAAGACTATAAAAGTGATTTTCATGAATTGCTATTTATTTGTTCTCATATGTGGcctttatttataaaaccAATATTAGATGGAACTCTTGAACCAATTGTTGAAAATATGAATGCATTACAAAGAAATATTGATACTCATATTCGTGTAGCTACTTATAATCATGCCAGTCATTTTACATTTGAATTAATCGATTCTGTTTTTTTAAACGAAAGtaacttaaaaaataaaatcgatttatctttttattcaaaaattCTGTTAGTAGGAGCTTATTTAGCTTCAAGAAATTTGCCGTTAACAGATAAAAGATTTTTTAATGCAACTGTAAAAGGGGGTGCTTTTAGTTTAcctaaaaaaagaaaggcAAGAAGTAAAAATGAATCTATTTTAACTTTAATAGGACAATCTATTCctaaaaattttacttttattaggTGGTTATGTTTAACAGATTGCTTATTGGTATGCTTTTATGATGAACAACtaattttaaatagtttAATTTGTCAACAAATAAATACATTAATACAATTAGGTTTTATCACTTTTTCTTCTTCCAATAACTTGTCTTGCTTAGTTAGAAATAGCTTAATGAATGGAGTACAATGGAGTGGTTACTGTGGTAGTACTCTTTTAAACACaactaataatttttcttctataaccaataatatttttagtgAATCAAATCATTCAATGAATTATGAATCACTAGATCCATATACCAAATTAGTTATTCAAGTTCCTGAAGAAACTATTAGAAATATTGCTAAGGAAATGAAAATACCATTAGATGagttaattatttaaaaaagcaTTTGTCGtaatttattctttaatttacttttttcatcttagttgtatatatatatatatatatatatatatatatatatatatatatatatatatatatttcttttatcatttttcttATAGATTTTAAAcatattcatttataattacttttattaactCTTAACCAAAAACTAATTTGATCCTCACcgattcttttttttttttttcatctttattcaaaaaaagaaaaaaaaagttttttgaATCATTAATAtgaaattatgaaaattaaatttttaaaaaacatttcaataatttatatatatatgaactttcataaatttttttaattaaaattatggTTACAGTAGTTTAAAATTCattcaatttttaaaaaaaaaaaaaaaaggaatattatttactaataaacatttatatattttttcaaatgttacaaaaaaaaaagataaaaaaaaagttgttttaaaaataaaattttaattaaataaataaaaaaatacaaaaataaatatacaaaaaattatatgtgaaaaaattatagcaTTCTAGAATTGttcattcatattttttaaagagcGATATACTAAaattaatcattttttttactttttttttttttattacattttttttttttaatatttttatatttttactttatacATCCTCTAGTACCAATTTTGGATATATAGCCATAGTAATTAATTCttgaaataataatttacaaGCATAAGGAATAAATATTTGTGAAATACTTGTTTTGCTATTACACACAGTACATTCATATGCATTTTTGTTAATATCAGCGATACAACATAAACCACAATTATCACAAACATGAACACGGTAAGCATCACTTTCCTCAAATAATCTTTCTTTTAACATCTTTGCAGCACCATGAGAAATCATACAATCTCTTTCCATTTCCCCAAATCGTAATCCACCATCTCTTGATCTTCCTTCAGTTGGCTGTCTTGTAATCATAGTTAATGGACCTCTACTTCTTGCATGTATTTTATCTTCAACCATATGTTTTAATCTTTGATAATATGTAGGGCCAATAAATATTTTcgattttatcatttttccATTATGAccattatataatatttcatttccATATTTTTCATAACCTAATCTATGTAATCTTTGAGATATTTCTTGGACTGTAATTTTAGAAAATGGGGTTGCATCTCCTTCTTCCCCTTCTATTGCTGCAACTTTTCCTGCTAAACATTCGACTAAATGTCCAATTGTCATACGAGAAGGGACAGCATGAGGATTCATAATAATATCAGGAAATGTTCCATCTTCGCTAAAAGGCATATCTTCTGTTCTATATGTTATTCCTATTGTTCCCTTTTGACCATGTCTACTTGCAAATTTGTCTCCAATCTGAGGTATACGTACAGAGCGAACCTTTACTTTTGCAAATTTATTTCCACGACTATTAGAAGATAACATAACAGTATCTATTACTCCATTTTCATTTGAACGCAAACTTAAAGAGcaatcttttttatattgttttaATATACTAGATGAACTAATCGTTAAGGTAGGGACTTCTATATCTTCTTTACTACTACCAACAATGGTGGTTCCATATTTAGCATTATTAGTACTTGCCAATGTGTTTCCACTACTGAAAAAAGTGGTACTAGAAGGGCTTGAAGATGCACTGCTCGGAGAAGCAGGACTAATGCTAGATTTATCATTAATTGGAGAATCAGGTAAAGTATCTGAAGCATTTGATGAAATAAAACTGGAAGAAGAATAAACATTGTTACTCGCAGAAGAATCTTTATTAGGAGAACCAGTTATAGTTGATGAATTGTTATATATTTGGGTATTTtgtgtttttttttgtataataaTTTCATCCTCATCTTCAATATTTGGAGATACTTTTCCTATAATAATATCATCTCCCAAAACTCTAATACCAGGTGCTATTAATCCATCATCATCTAATTTGGTATAATCTcctctttttaaatttttaacaaCACGTACAGATGGTTTTTCAAAGGATTCTATTATTAAACTTCCTTGCTGCTTTTCTTCACTAGTGTAAGTACGATAAAAAACGCTCCTAAATAATCCTCTATCAATAGATGATTGATTCATAATTAGACTATCTTCTTGATTATATCCAGTATAGCACATAATGGCAACAATGGCATTAATACCAGCTGGTAAATCTCGAAAGCGCAAATACTCCATTACTTTAGTGCATACTAAAGGCCTTTGAGGATAATATAACAAATGAGCTAATGTATCTAAAcgtatattaaaatttgttaCATAAATGCCCATAGCTTGTTTTCCCATGGCACTTTGATATGTATTACGTGGACTTTGATTGTGATCACTAAATGGAATGATAGATGCGCATACTCCTAATATTAAAGAAGGATGAATTTCACAATGAgtgtaattattataataaccTGTTCCTGTTTTTAAATCATCAATAAACATACTTATCATAGTagtttcttcttcttcacaATCAATATACTCAATAATCCCCTCTTGAATTAAATAATCCCAATTATAAGTTTCAGGATATTTTGCTATATTATTTACATGctcttttgttaattttaatttgttcTCACCATTAACATTTTTAACTACATATAGAGGCCTCATAGCTCTACCTGAATcggtaaatatttttatttccttaCTATTTACATCTCTCACAATAGATGCTTCTGGTGATATATCACATCTTCTTCTTAATTCATATAAAGTTTCAATTAAATTATCTATTTGATTAAAGCATCCCACCCATTTaccatttaaaaataactttactttttctttcattaatTGAGGAGGTACTTCATCAAGAGATTCCAATCCCCATTCGgataaaaattcataaatgTTATTTGTTGAAGTTCCAACACTAATATCGCACATAAgagataaattttttactaGACCAACAGATTGCCCTTCCGGAGTTTCAAAAGGGCAAATCATTCCCCAGTGAGTATTATGTAATTGCCTAGGTTTTGCCATTTTCCCTTCTCTACCTAATGGCGTATTTAATCTTCTTAAATGAGATAAACAAGATGAATATGTTAAACGATTTAATACTTGTGCCACCCCTGTTCTAATAACTTTTCCGTCTTTATCTTTCCCCCAATTTCCAGTAGCCAATTGATATTGCATCCCTTGAGTAATCTGAGAACAACTCCTAATAGCACCAGCTACATCAAAAGGCttattattatcaatttGTCTTTGCAATACTCTTTTTACGTCTTTTGCCATTTTACGAAAATAAGTTGAAAAACTACTAGCCATTAAAGGACCTGCAATAtctaatcttttttttccgAAATGATCTC contains the following coding sequences:
- the RPB2 gene encoding DNA-directed RNA polymerase II subunit RPB2, putative — encoded protein: MAVKIESYFSNEFIKPEEKNEDKKTENEQITEEDSWVVIGSFFGSHGLVNQQIESYNDFIEYRMQEIIDEYPQIEIKPQPQYKSDKEENNNIIYCLKFGQLSLDRPFYDEKNLTNKNLWPQEARLRNLTYSSAIYIDIEQSTYVIDETTKKQVLKEKFLYERINLGRIPLMLKSMFCWTKGLPENEITDMGECSYDQGGYFIVNGGEKVLVAQERMAHNFIYVFKKKQPSKFGWVAEIRSQMERSQATSSFSVKMKTKSGSRGNSAKTGGQLVATLPYIRTEISVGILFRALGCTSDRDILQRIVYDFNDKLMINSLRETLEECIDYPTQDICLDFIGKRGPTVGASREKRILYAKELLRKEVLPHMGTGPGVESKKSYFIGYMIHRLLLAELGRIKEDDRDHFGKKRLDIAGPLMASSFSTYFRKMAKDVKRVLQRQIDNNKPFDVAGAIRSCSQITQGMQYQLATGNWGKDKDGKVIRTGVAQVLNRLTYSSCLSHLRRLNTPLGREGKMAKPRQLHNTHWGMICPFETPEGQSVGLVKNLSLMCDISVGTSTNNIYEFLSEWGLESLDEVPPQLMKEKVKLFLNGKWVGCFNQIDNLIETLYELRRRCDISPEASIVRDVNSKEIKIFTDSGRAMRPLYVVKNVNGENKLKLTKEHVNNIAKYPETYNWDYLIQEGIIEYIDCEEEETTMISMFIDDLKTGTGYYNNYTHCEIHPSLILGVCASIIPFSDHNQSPRNTYQSAMGKQAMGIYVTNFNIRLDTLAHLLYYPQRPLVCTKVMEYLRFRDLPAGINAIVAIMCYTGYNQEDSLIMNQSSIDRGLFRSVFYRTYTSEEKQQGSLIIESFEKPSVRVVKNLKRGDYTKLDDDGLIAPGIRVLGDDIIIGKVSPNIEDEDEIIIQKKTQNTQIYNNSSTITGSPNKDSSASNNVYSSSSFISSNASDTLPDSPINDKSSISPASPSSASSSPSSTTFFSSGNTLASTNNAKYGTTIVGSSKEDIEVPTLTISSSSILKQYKKDCSLSLRSNENGVIDTVMLSSNSRGNKFAKVKVRSVRIPQIGDKFASRHGQKGTIGITYRTEDMPFSEDGTFPDIIMNPHAVPSRMTIGHLVECLAGKVAAIEGEEGDATPFSKITVQEISQRLHRLGYEKYGNEILYNGHNGKMIKSKIFIGPTYYQRLKHMVEDKIHARSRGPLTMITRQPTEGRSRDGGLRFGEMERDCMISHGAAKMLKERLFEESDAYRVHVCDNCGLCCIADINKNAYECTVCNSKTSISQIFIPYACKLLFQELITMAIYPKLVLEDV
- the ORC5 gene encoding origin recognition complex subunit 5, putative; the encoded protein is MHKLKNNESDINSDDCNETAEECMYIFSPSKKKKTDTFNDLKKNEESYTKMKYEKKSFSNLTDNNKNKEKKKIYSLDSQNKYSSHLNITGLRKNENDGDEVEKENDDDEKENDDDCKISNINDIDEYENENCSEDMNENKNFYDEELNEIIDKEYFKELIPAIPHDILNSYISCLKTCGFERHVQLHRLINLLGDLRDPISVIQILGLPGMGKTKVVKNFIQLMNVPFAYVNCLMAVYQSGRSARNVIYHTILKDLSINLLKEFNEYKKINNIINYSYDPTKLVPNHVSSADNFFSILHKLLSFRPEDENNRNIKRNEDNNKKNSPLNKNDNEKVKKIKMTTNQNYYKDKFYDRSVVFILDNIRYLVRTHPDLFYALTRIHEYIKGPYNDLTKVNKTTRGLCIILINRSPLPDEIFDGLPQPPTVWFDSYTADMCKNILYRLYDTMCFESLLTINDKDLKIFYLKENKKEFLIKRKEIVLENDVIYDIWCRYVDYIINVSYKDYKSDFHELLFICSHMWPLFIKPILDGTLEPIVENMNALQRNIDTHIRVATYNHASHFTFELIDSVFLNESNLKNKIDLSFYSKILLVGAYLASRNLPLTDKRFFNATVKGGAFSLPKKRKARSKNESILTLIGQSIPKNFTFIRWLCLTDCLLVCFYDEQLILNSLICQQINTLIQLGFITFSSSNNLSCLVRNSLMNGVQWSGYCGSTLLNTTNNFSSITNNIFSESNHSMNYESLDPYTKLVIQVPEETIRNIAKEMKIPLDELII